A genomic window from Pseudogulbenkiania sp. MAI-1 includes:
- a CDS encoding molybdopterin-binding protein, translating to MNRLPATVSAVAAGDGLALIDVVTEGVACTAMLVGEPEPARRHPPGSAVTLLFKEQEVALAKELGGALSVRNRLPCRVVALHQGALLTRVELRFGPHALAALITTRSAQRLELTPGDAVEALIKSNEMTLLND from the coding sequence ATGAACCGCCTGCCCGCCACCGTCAGCGCCGTCGCCGCCGGCGACGGCCTCGCCCTGATCGACGTCGTCACCGAAGGCGTGGCCTGCACCGCGATGCTGGTCGGCGAGCCGGAGCCCGCCCGGCGCCACCCGCCCGGCAGCGCCGTCACGCTGCTGTTCAAGGAACAGGAAGTGGCGCTGGCCAAGGAGCTCGGCGGCGCCCTCAGCGTGCGCAACCGCCTGCCCTGCCGCGTAGTCGCACTGCACCAGGGCGCGCTGCTGACCCGCGTCGAGCTGCGTTTCGGCCCGCATGCGCTGGCCGCGCTGATCACCACGCGCTCGGCGCAACGGCTCGAACTCACCCCGGGCGACGCGGTCGAGGCGCTGATCAAATCCAACGAAATGACCCTGCTCAACGATTAA
- the modA gene encoding molybdate ABC transporter substrate-binding protein produces the protein MKLHPLLLALSLALPSGLALAETVSVAVAANVQYAFDDLARAFKQQTGIDAKGSFGSSGKLATQIANGAPFEVFLSADMDFPQELASKGLTSAPPKPYALGTLVVWSTRGADLNRWQQALATDGVRKIALANPKTAPYGREALNALNYYKLTETVTPKLVYGDSIAQASQYIQSGVAEIGFTAKSVVLAPELKGQGQWREVPKQAYQPIAQGAVLIHQPQAAPTAAAKRFYDFLFSAPARRILEQSGYSLP, from the coding sequence ATGAAACTCCATCCCCTGCTGCTGGCCCTGAGCCTCGCCCTGCCCTCCGGTCTCGCCCTGGCCGAAACCGTCAGCGTAGCGGTCGCCGCCAACGTGCAGTACGCCTTCGACGACCTGGCGCGCGCCTTCAAGCAGCAGACCGGCATCGACGCCAAGGGCAGCTTCGGCTCGTCCGGCAAGCTCGCCACGCAGATCGCCAACGGCGCGCCGTTCGAGGTGTTCCTGTCGGCCGACATGGACTTCCCGCAGGAACTGGCAAGCAAGGGCCTCACCAGCGCCCCGCCCAAGCCCTATGCGCTGGGCACGCTGGTGGTATGGAGCACGCGCGGGGCCGATCTCAACCGCTGGCAGCAGGCGCTGGCCACGGACGGCGTGCGCAAGATCGCGCTGGCCAATCCCAAGACCGCACCGTATGGCCGCGAGGCCCTGAACGCCCTCAACTACTACAAGCTGACCGAAACGGTGACGCCCAAGCTGGTCTACGGCGACAGCATCGCCCAGGCCAGCCAGTACATCCAGAGCGGCGTGGCCGAGATCGGCTTCACCGCCAAGTCGGTGGTGCTGGCACCCGAGCTGAAGGGCCAGGGACAGTGGCGCGAGGTGCCGAAGCAGGCCTACCAGCCGATCGCCCAGGGCGCGGTGCTGATCCACCAGCCCCAGGCGGCGCCGACGGCAGCGGCGAAGCGCTTCTACGACTTCCTGTTCAGCGCCCCGGCGCGCCGCATCCTCGAACAGAGCGGCTACAGCCTGCCATGA
- a CDS encoding TOBE domain-containing protein produces the protein MSETALKLNARVWFEQDDHNLAGHAEVALLQAIAASGSISAAAKQLGRSYKWAWDTLETMNRLSDSPLVTRETGGKNGGGTRLTARGEQLVAAYQAIERAHAAFVAALSQEAGTLEHSLPLLQRLALKTSARNQLFGRVSQLTSGPVNDRVTLTLSGGDALDVVVTHLSSEQLAIRPGAELVALIKAQWVGIHPADATGLPPGNCLAGTVESIVTGPEQAEVGLRLAGGDRVFGIVPPEEAHRLPPGSAALAVFDARSVILGAPF, from the coding sequence ATGAGCGAGACGGCACTGAAACTCAACGCCAGGGTGTGGTTCGAACAGGACGACCACAACCTGGCCGGCCACGCCGAAGTGGCGCTGCTGCAGGCGATCGCCGCCAGCGGCTCGATCAGCGCCGCGGCCAAACAGCTCGGGCGCAGCTACAAGTGGGCGTGGGACACGCTGGAGACGATGAACCGGCTGTCCGACAGCCCACTGGTGACGCGCGAGACCGGCGGCAAGAACGGCGGCGGCACCCGCCTCACCGCCCGCGGCGAACAACTGGTGGCGGCCTATCAGGCCATCGAACGCGCCCACGCCGCCTTCGTCGCCGCGCTGTCGCAAGAGGCCGGCACCCTCGAACACAGCCTGCCGCTGTTGCAGCGGCTGGCGCTCAAGACCTCGGCGCGCAACCAGCTGTTCGGTCGCGTGAGCCAGCTCACCAGCGGCCCGGTCAACGACCGCGTCACGCTCACGCTCTCCGGCGGGGACGCGCTCGACGTGGTGGTCACCCACCTGAGCAGCGAGCAGCTCGCCATCCGCCCCGGCGCCGAGCTGGTGGCGCTGATCAAGGCGCAATGGGTCGGCATCCATCCGGCCGATGCCACCGGCCTGCCGCCCGGCAACTGTCTCGCCGGCACGGTAGAGAGCATCGTCACCGGCCCGGAACAGGCCGAAGTCGGCCTGCGGCTCGCCGGCGGCGACAGGGTGTTCGGCATCGTCCCGCCCGAAGAGGCTCACCGCCTGCCGCCCGGCAGCGCCGCGCTGGCGGTGTTCGACGCGCGCAGCGTGATCCTGGGCGCCCCGTTCTGA
- a CDS encoding diphosphate--fructose-6-phosphate 1-phosphotransferase, with protein MSASRVLYLQSGGPTVVVNASAQGVIEAARQAGVSLCAARHGLTGLRRGELLDLDAVPRRQWQRLSTLPGTCFGSSREMLPPFDEAPDSWRQLRRVLAGAGIGTILLNGGNGSMETARRLTQLGQELDYPLQVIGIPKTIDNDLLGTHFSPGYPSAAKYLAASVRELALDLASLGPGRVQLLETMGRNAGWLAASCAAAALHPGEAPHLLLLPEVPYQPARLLDALDDCMRRHGHALLIVAEGLRHADGTLLAEQPYAPGSSFQQLGGAAQRVADYLIRQRGLHAHVAVADCMQRAARHLASALDLRLAQQAGRTALQWAQQGQSGIMVGLRQAATGAGWETVAVPLAEVGGAERLLPPAFIGADGFSVSPAFLDYLRPLLQGEVWPPFAAGLPVYPPLDWPPLRWQ; from the coding sequence ATGTCAGCATCGCGTGTGCTGTATCTGCAATCGGGCGGGCCGACGGTGGTGGTCAATGCCTCGGCGCAAGGAGTGATCGAGGCGGCGCGTCAGGCCGGCGTGTCGCTGTGCGCGGCCCGCCACGGCCTGACCGGCCTGCGCCGGGGCGAGCTGCTCGACCTGGACGCCGTACCGCGCCGGCAATGGCAGCGCCTGTCCACCCTACCCGGCACCTGTTTTGGCTCCAGCCGCGAGATGCTGCCGCCGTTCGACGAAGCGCCGGACAGCTGGCGGCAACTGCGCCGCGTGCTGGCCGGGGCCGGCATCGGCACGATCCTGCTCAACGGCGGCAACGGCTCCATGGAAACAGCCCGGCGGCTCACCCAGCTGGGCCAGGAACTGGACTATCCGCTGCAAGTCATCGGCATCCCCAAGACCATCGACAACGACCTGCTCGGCACCCACTTCAGCCCCGGCTACCCATCCGCGGCCAAGTACCTGGCCGCCTCGGTGCGAGAACTGGCGCTCGACCTGGCCAGCCTCGGCCCGGGGCGGGTGCAGTTGCTGGAAACCATGGGCCGCAACGCCGGCTGGCTGGCCGCCAGTTGTGCCGCCGCGGCGCTCCATCCTGGCGAGGCGCCGCATCTCTTGTTGCTGCCCGAGGTCCCCTACCAGCCGGCACGCCTGCTCGATGCGCTCGACGACTGCATGCGGCGCCACGGCCATGCCTTGCTGATAGTGGCCGAGGGACTGCGCCATGCCGACGGCACCCTGCTGGCCGAACAACCCTATGCGCCTGGCTCGTCCTTCCAGCAATTGGGAGGAGCAGCACAACGCGTGGCCGACTACCTGATACGGCAACGCGGATTGCACGCCCACGTGGCGGTGGCTGACTGCATGCAGCGCGCGGCGCGTCATCTCGCCTCGGCGCTTGATCTCAGGCTGGCGCAGCAAGCGGGGCGCACGGCGCTGCAATGGGCGCAGCAAGGGCAAAGCGGGATCATGGTAGGACTGCGGCAAGCCGCGACCGGCGCCGGCTGGGAAACCGTCGCGGTGCCGCTTGCCGAGGTGGGCGGCGCCGAGCGTCTGCTTCCCCCCGCCTTCATCGGGGCGGACGGCTTCTCGGTCAGCCCGGCGTTTCTCGACTATCTGCGACCGCTGCTGCAAGGCGAAGTATGGCCGCCCTTTGCCGCCGGCCTGCCGGTCTATCCGCCGCTCGACTGGCCCCCTTTGCGCTGGCAATAG